aaaatagtcactggttgtcATGTGTAAACTCGCAGTCATTCGCATTTTGAACGACTTTCAAACAAATTAGCATGGAGATCCTCTCTATAAACGATATCTTAACGAataactaatgaacaatcatcgctcGGTGTAGAAGCAGACGAACGACTTTTCCATTTGTAAACTTCAACAACTTTTCTGAGCTCCTATCTGCACGATAATTGCTCTGTGTGAAGGTCCCTTTAACCCCAACTGATCTGGTTGTCATTTTGATACTATGGGGGGGATCCGGCTTCATTACTAAAATTCCAAATGGTTGAGGAGCCGGATTCCTACCAAGCTAGGCAGGAGACTTGAGAAATCCAGAAGAGCTTTGGAAGCTGTAATGGTGACCCTATTAATTGCCACATCAGCTTTAGATTTCTCCATTCAAATCAAGTAGCAGCGTGTCGTGCAATGTTCAAGCAGCCGTAGCCCTCTGAGGCCAGAAGCAGAGAAACGTTAAGTGGCACTAGTATTGTATGTGGGGTTTAACTTCTCTCACAGTTTTCTGTCTGGCTCATAGTACTTATCCTTGTGCCAAGCTGTTGGCAGAAATATTTCTAGAACTCGTTCTGATTCTTCTAAAATATATTTCTTTTACTTGCCGCTTTCGAGGGAAAATTTCACCAAAAAGCTGATAGGAGTCAGGCAGAGCTTTGAAAAAAGGAGCAAGAATAGATAAAATATGGATCTTTTTCAAAACCCTCTACCTACATGATGTCAAACTGATGAGCTTCCACCAAATGGGTAAACCATCACAGCAGACAGAAGGCAAGAAAAGGCAATGCAGGGTAATGCAAAAAGAATGGTGGAATAgctaggccccctgcacatggcagGGCCGGATGCCGCATGCTCGGATGCTGGTTGGcaaagctccattgaaatcaatagaggtcTTTAACATGGCGTTTAATACGTCGTGCTAAATGCTTTAAAAGGTGGGCTGTGGGATAGCGGCCTAACAGCTTCTCTAGCACTGTTATTTTATGGGGACTGAGCTGAGATGGAGAAGCCAGGGTCCTATTTTAAGGTAACCTATCAATGGGTTCATGTTATTGGAACCATACAGTGCCCCCAAGAATGCGGTGTCCTAAAATCCGGTGCCGTTTCAGAATTAAATATACTTGAAAATCAGAATGGAGCTCCAAGCCAAAGAGGCAGGCTACACCAGTCTCTACCTGCCGGCTTCTCCCTGCCCACCGCATATTGATTTACACCACTCCTTTCCCTATTTGAGCGTAGGGAGAAAGCTCACACTCTACATGCTGCAGGCGGGGATCAGCTGGTGCGACCCAACTTTTTGAGTCAGAACTCAGTCCCCAAAAAGACCCCATATCCTCATATAGCCATGTCAGTGAGTTATGTCTTTTGCAATGTGATTATGAAAatcacttaggccccctgtccacgggcgtgatttcgccggcgaatcatgccgtctgaagctttccatggcgttgctatggaaagtgccggccccctgtccacgagcagagaatccttggaattctctgctcgcggccggcaattcgtagcatgctgcgaattgctgtgattctccatggtcagcctatctgtcagataggctaacagcagagatccgtctgccggctcctgcttccGGGTGGTGGCTCCCATGGCGGATCTCCaccacgggataccgcaacgcctgtggacagggggccttagtcatTAAAGGCACAAAAATATgctggtctctaaggggttaaagtgtgctAATTCCGAAACAccgcagtgttttttttagtttaacacgtACATGGAAGGCATAGTCCATACCTGTCCTGAGTTCATGCTAATAGCGGTTCAGACAGCATGAACCCAGTGTAAGGTTTCCTTTAATAAGTTTGGTACTCCAGAAATCTGGTATACAGAAGTTGCAATTTTGCCATAAGTGCCTAAATTGCATGTTTTTGAAATTTTACGCTGAGCCCCAACACTTTTTTAAAGTAGTAGGCAGGGCATATCATATTAATATAATTTACACTAGAAAATTATAGCTGTTACCTATGTCAGTTAGTGAAGGTTAGTTCTGTCGGTTAGTGGAGGTTGAGTTCTGTCGGTTAGTGGAGGTTGAGTTCTGTCGGTTAGTGGAGGTTGAGTTCTGTCGGTTAGTGGAGGTTGAGCTCTGTCGGTTAGTGGAGGTTGAGCTCTGTCGGTTAGTGGAGGTTGAGCTCTGTCGGTTAGTGGAGGTTGAGCTCTGTCGGTTAGTGGAGGTTGAGCTCTGTCGGTTAGTGGAGGTTGAGCTCTGTCGGTTAGTGGAGGTTGAGCTCTGTCGGTTAGTGGAGGTTGAGCTCTGTCGGTTAGTGGAGGTTGAGCTCTGTCGGTTAGTGGAGGTTGAGCTCTGTCGGTTAGTGGAGGTTGAGCTCTGTCGGTTAGTGGAGGTTGAGCTCTGTCGGTTAGTGGAGGTTGAGCtctgtcggttagtggagggtgagcTCTGTCGGTTAGTGGAGGTTGAGCtctgtcggttagtggagggtgagctctgtcggttagtggagggtgagttctgtcggttagtggagggtgagttctgtcggttagtggagggtgagtTCTGTCGGTTAGTGGAGGTTGAGTTCTGTCGGTTAGTGGAGGTTGAGTTCTGTCGGTTAGTGGAGGTTGAGCTCTGTCGGTTAGTGGAGGTTGAGCTCTGTCGGTTAGTGGAGGTTGAGCTCTGTCGGTTAGTGGAGGTTGAGCTCTGTCGGTTAGTGGAGGTTGAGCTCTGTCGGTTAGTGGAGGTTGAGCTCTGTCGGTTAGTGGAGGTTGAGCTCTGTCGGTTAGTGGAGGTTGAGCTCTGTCGGTTAGTGGAGGTTGAGCTCTGTCGGTTAGTGGAGGTTGAGCTCTGTCGGTTAGTGGAGGTTGAGCTCTGTCGGTTAGTGGAGGTTGAGCtctgtcggttagtggagggtgagctctgtcggttagtggagggtgagttctgtcggttagtggagggtgagttctgtcggttagtggagggtgagttctgtcggttagtggagggtgagtTCTGTCGGTTAGTGGAGGTTGAGTTCTGTCGGTTAGTGGAGGTTGAGTTCTGTCGGTTAGTGGAGGTTGAGT
This region of Eleutherodactylus coqui strain aEleCoq1 chromosome 5, aEleCoq1.hap1, whole genome shotgun sequence genomic DNA includes:
- the LOC136628781 gene encoding uncharacterized protein, whose protein sequence is MVRAYIVCGMYCSTGVESRNRGSGGEALKPPLTDRTQPPLTDRTQPPLTDRTQPPLTDRTQPPLTDRAQPPLTDRAQPPLTDRTQPPLTDRTQPPLTDRTQPPLTDRTQPPLTDRTQPPLTDRTHPPLTDRTHPPLTDRTHPPLTDRTHPPLTDRAHPPLTDRAQPPLTDRAQPPLTDRAQPPLTDRAQPPLTDRAQPPLTDRAQPPLTDRAQPPLTDRAQPPLTDRAQPPLTDRAQPPLTDRAQPPLTDRAQPPLTDRTQPPLTDRTQPPLTDRTHPPLTDRTHPPLTDRTHPPLTDRAHPPLTDRAQPPLTDRAHPPLTDRAQPPLTDRAQPPLTDRAQPPLTDRAQPPLTDRAQPPLTDRAQPPLTDRAQPPLTDRAQPPLTDRAQPPLTDRAQPPLTDRAQPPLTDRAQPPLTDRAQPPLTDRTQPPLTDRTQPPLTDRTQPPLTDRTNLH